The following proteins are co-located in the Apium graveolens cultivar Ventura chromosome 5, ASM990537v1, whole genome shotgun sequence genome:
- the LOC141659278 gene encoding GDP-mannose 3,5-epimerase 1-like — protein MGSTEKNSYGAYTYESLEREPYWPSEKLRISITGAGGFIASHIARRLKSEGHYIIASDWKKNEHMPEDMFCHEFHLVDLRVMDNCLKISENVDHVFNLAADMGGMGFIQSNHSVIMYNNTMISFNMLEAGRIQGVKRLFYASSACIYPEFKQLETNVSLKEADAWPAEPQDAYGLEKLATEELCKHYTKDFGIECRIGRFHNIYGPFGTWKGGREKAPAAFCRKALTSTEKFEMWGDGLQTRSFTFIDECVEGVLRLTKSDFREPVNIGSDEMVSMNEMAEIVLSFEDKKLPIQHIPGPEGVRGRNSDNTLIKEKLDWAPTMRLKDGLRITYFWIKEQIEKEKAKGGDMSIYGSSKVVGTQAPVQLGSLRAADGKE, from the exons ATGGGCAGCACTGAGAAAAACAGTTATGGAGCGTACACCTACGAGAGCCTTGAGAGGGAACCTTACTGGCCATCTGAGAAACTCCGAATTTCCATTACTGGAGCTGGTGGATTTATTGCCTCGCACATTGCAAGGCGTTTGAAGAGCGAAGGGCATTACATCATTGCTTCTGACTGGAAGAAAAATGAGCACATGCCAGAAGACATGTTTTGTCATGAATTTCATCTTGTTGACCTTAGAGTGATGGATAATTGTCTGAAAATTTCAGAGAATGTTGATCACGTGTTTAATCTCGCTGCTGATATGGGAGGTATGGGCTTCATTCAGTCCAATCACTCGGTGATTATGTATAACAACACAATGATTAGTTTTAACATGCTTGAAGCTGGAAGGATCCAAGGCGTTAAGAG GCTCTTTTATGCATCTAGCGCTTGTATTTACCCTGAATTTAAGCAATTGGAAACTAATGTGAGCTTGAAGGAGGCTGATGCTTGGCCTGCAGAG CCTCAAGATGCATATGGCTTAGAAAAGCTAGCAACGGAAGAGTTATGCAAGCACTATACAAAGGATTTTGGAATTGAGTGCCGAATTGGACGCTTCCACAACATCTATGGTCCATTTGGAACTTGGAAAG GGGGGAGAGAAAAGGCTCCTGCTGCTTTCTGTAGGAAAGCCCTTACCTCTACTGAGAAATTTGAGATGTGGGGAGATGGCCTGCAAACTAGATCGTTTACATTCATTGACGAATGTGTTGAAGGTGTTCTTAG ATTGACTAAGTCCGACTTCAGAGAGCCTGTAAATATTGGAAGCGATGAGATGGTAAGCATGAATGAAATGGCTGAGATTGTCCTTAGCTTCGAGGACAAAAAACTTCCTATCCAGCACATACCTGGTCCAGAGGGTGTTCGTGGACGAAATTCGGATAACACTCTAATCAAAGAAAAGCTTGATTGGGCCCCTACCATGAGGCTGAAG GATGGATTGAGAATCACATACTTCTGGATAAAGGAGCAGATTGAGAAAGAGAAAGCTAAGGGTGGTGACATGTCAATTTATGGTTCATCAAAAGTTGTGGGCACACAGGCTCCGGTCCAGCTAGGTTCTCTTCGTGCAGCTGATGGCAAAGAATAA